The following proteins are encoded in a genomic region of Herminiimonas arsenicoxydans:
- the argJ gene encoding Arginine biosynthesis bifunctional protein argJ [Includes: Glutamate N-acetyltransferase (Ornithine acetyltransferase) (Ornithine transacetylase) (OATase); Amino-acid acetyltransferase (N-acetylglutamate synthase) (AGS)] [Contains: Arginine biosynthesis bifunctional protein argJ alpha chain; Arginine biosynthesis bifunctional protein argJ beta chain] (Evidence 2a : Function of homologous gene experimentally demonstrated in an other organism; PubMedId : 1339419, 1339413; Product type e : enzyme), translated as MAVNLPLPVPEKLTAVAGIELGHAEAGIRKADRKDVLVMRLAPTATVTGVFTQNRFCAAPVQVCKEHLAARKADTPIRALVINTGNANAGTGEAGLAAAHATCAALADLLACDATQILPFSTGVILEPLPLDRLVAGLPQAISNLQSDNWYNAALSIMTTDTQPKAASRQVAINGQTITLTGISKGAGMIKPNMATMLGFMATDAKVAQPVLDHLVKQVADRSFNCITIDGDTSTNDSFIVIATGTAAVEVTAIDTPEYAALYDAVLGLSQELAQMIVRDGEGATKFITVTVEDGKDVEECRKIAYSIAHSPLVKTAFFASDPNLGRILAAIGYAGVDDLDVTKLNLYLDDVWVAKNGGRNPDYKEEDGQRVMQQSEITVRVKLARGSAAATIWTCDLSHEYVTINADYRS; from the coding sequence ATGGCCGTCAATCTCCCTCTTCCCGTACCTGAAAAATTGACCGCAGTTGCTGGCATCGAACTCGGCCATGCCGAAGCCGGCATACGCAAGGCAGACCGCAAGGATGTACTGGTGATGCGACTGGCGCCGACTGCAACGGTAACGGGCGTGTTCACGCAGAACCGCTTTTGCGCAGCGCCGGTGCAGGTCTGCAAGGAACATCTGGCTGCCCGCAAGGCTGATACGCCTATACGCGCATTGGTGATCAATACCGGCAATGCCAACGCCGGCACCGGCGAAGCCGGTCTGGCCGCTGCCCATGCAACGTGCGCGGCGCTGGCCGATCTGCTGGCTTGCGATGCCACGCAAATCCTGCCGTTTTCCACCGGCGTGATTCTGGAACCCTTGCCGCTGGATCGTCTGGTGGCCGGTTTGCCGCAGGCGATATCCAATTTGCAGTCCGATAACTGGTACAACGCTGCCTTGTCCATCATGACGACCGATACGCAGCCGAAAGCCGCTTCGCGTCAGGTCGCCATCAATGGCCAGACGATTACCCTGACGGGTATCAGCAAGGGTGCCGGCATGATCAAGCCGAACATGGCAACCATGCTGGGTTTCATGGCCACCGATGCGAAGGTGGCGCAGCCGGTGCTGGATCATCTGGTCAAACAGGTGGCAGACCGCTCGTTTAACTGCATCACGATCGATGGCGATACCTCAACCAACGATTCCTTCATCGTGATCGCGACCGGTACCGCTGCCGTGGAAGTAACCGCGATCGATACGCCAGAATATGCCGCCTTGTATGATGCGGTGCTGGGTCTGTCGCAGGAACTGGCGCAGATGATCGTGCGCGATGGTGAAGGCGCGACCAAATTCATTACGGTGACGGTGGAAGATGGCAAGGATGTGGAAGAGTGCCGCAAGATTGCGTATTCGATTGCCCATTCGCCTTTGGTGAAAACGGCTTTCTTTGCCTCCGATCCGAATCTCGGCCGTATTCTGGCGGCGATCGGTTATGCCGGTGTGGATGATCTCGATGTGACGAAGCTGAATCTTTATCTGGATGATGTGTGGGTCGCCAAAAATGGCGGTCGTAATCCGGATTACAAGGAAGAAGACGGTCAGCGCGTGATGCAGCAAAGCGAAATCACGGTGCGCGTCAAGCTCGCGCGCGGCAGTGCCGCTGCAACGATCTGGACGTGCGATCTGTCGCATGAATACGTGACGATCAATGCCGATTACCGTTCCTGA
- the secA gene encoding Preprotein translocase subunit SecA (Evidence 2a : Function of homologous gene experimentally demonstrated in an other organism; PubMedId : 2841285, 2542029, 15063851, 190818, 8051008, 1901557, 832735; Product type t : transporter), producing the protein MSLLTQIFGSRNQRLLKQYQKTVREINALEPAMEQLSDAALQAKTPEFKERLAKGEDIDSILPEAFAVCREASKRVLKMRHFDVQLIGGMTLHYGKIAEMGTGEGKTLMATLPTYLNALTGKGVHVVTVNDYLAQRDAEWMGTLYGWLGLSTGVNMSQIDHDAKQIAYNSDITYGTNNEFGFDYLRDNMVYDTADRVQRDLHFAVVDEVDSILIDEARTPLIISGQAENHTELYHKINAVPPLLTLQIGEETPDGKGTVEVPGDYTKDEKAHQVLLTEAGHEKAEQILTRMGLLPEGASLYDAANITLIHHLYAALRAHTLYHKDQHYVVQNDEVVIVDEFTGRLMTGRRWSDGLHQAVEAKEGVRIQNENQTLASITFQNYFRMYSKLAGMTGTADTEAYEFQEIYGLETVVIPQNRPNQRKDRQDQVYKSSEEKYGAMLKDIQDCYERGQPVLVGTTSIENSELLSGILNKANLPHNVLNAKQHAREAEIIAQAGRPKAITIATNMAGRGTDIVLGGNVAKQVQIIEANDALSEAEKTAQAQKLGDEWQSLHDQVVAAGGLHIIGTERHESRRVDNQLRGRAGRQGDPGSSRFYLSLDDALLRIFAGDRVRAIMDRLKMPEGEPIEAGIVSRSIESAQRKVEARNFDIRKQLLEYDDVANDQRKVIYQQRNELLETQDVSELITSLRQGVFADLFRTYVPEQSMEEQWDLKALDEILRNEWQIDFSLAAVLEAEPNITDEEMLERLLQVTDAAYEAKVAIVGRESFAGFERGVMLQSVDSNWREHLAALDHLRQGIHLRGYAQKNPKQEYKREAFELFGQMLNLIKDAVVKTVMTVRIQSREEIDAAEEQLAQAHVENVHYQHADFDPDAAPEELLAPTAQAHEAASQPQVNTMPKVGRNDPCPCGSGKKYKQCHGRLA; encoded by the coding sequence ATGTCATTACTGACTCAGATTTTCGGTAGCCGCAATCAGCGCTTACTCAAGCAATATCAAAAGACCGTTCGTGAAATCAATGCCCTCGAGCCGGCGATGGAACAGCTATCGGATGCTGCCTTGCAGGCCAAGACGCCCGAATTCAAGGAGCGTCTTGCCAAGGGTGAGGATATCGACAGCATCCTGCCGGAAGCGTTTGCCGTTTGCCGCGAGGCCAGCAAGCGCGTCTTGAAGATGCGTCACTTCGATGTACAGCTGATAGGCGGCATGACGCTGCATTACGGGAAAATTGCAGAGATGGGCACGGGGGAAGGTAAAACCCTGATGGCGACGCTGCCGACCTATCTGAATGCCCTGACCGGCAAGGGTGTCCACGTCGTTACCGTCAATGATTATCTGGCGCAACGCGATGCCGAATGGATGGGCACGCTGTATGGCTGGCTCGGACTGTCGACTGGCGTCAACATGTCGCAGATCGATCACGATGCCAAGCAGATCGCCTACAACTCCGATATTACGTACGGTACGAATAACGAATTCGGTTTCGATTATCTGCGCGACAACATGGTCTACGATACGGCCGATCGCGTGCAGCGCGACCTGCATTTTGCCGTCGTCGATGAAGTCGATTCGATCCTGATCGATGAAGCGCGCACGCCGCTGATCATCTCAGGTCAGGCAGAAAACCATACCGAGCTGTATCACAAGATCAATGCAGTGCCGCCTTTGCTGACCCTGCAGATCGGCGAAGAAACGCCGGACGGCAAAGGTACGGTAGAAGTGCCGGGCGATTACACCAAGGACGAGAAAGCCCATCAGGTGCTGCTGACTGAAGCAGGACATGAAAAAGCCGAGCAGATCCTGACGCGCATGGGTTTGCTGCCGGAAGGCGCATCGCTGTATGACGCTGCCAACATCACCCTGATCCATCATTTGTACGCGGCATTGCGCGCGCACACGCTGTATCACAAGGATCAGCATTACGTGGTGCAGAACGATGAAGTCGTGATCGTCGATGAATTTACCGGTCGTCTGATGACAGGCCGTCGCTGGTCCGACGGCTTGCACCAGGCGGTGGAAGCCAAGGAAGGGGTGCGGATTCAAAACGAAAATCAGACCCTGGCGTCGATCACGTTCCAGAATTACTTCCGCATGTACAGCAAGCTGGCCGGCATGACCGGTACGGCAGATACCGAAGCCTACGAATTCCAGGAAATCTACGGCCTCGAAACCGTCGTGATCCCGCAGAATCGCCCGAACCAGCGTAAGGACCGTCAGGATCAGGTCTACAAATCCTCGGAAGAAAAATACGGTGCAATGCTGAAGGATATTCAGGATTGCTACGAGCGCGGACAGCCGGTTCTGGTCGGCACCACCTCGATTGAAAATTCCGAACTGTTGTCCGGCATTCTGAACAAGGCGAACCTGCCGCACAACGTGCTGAACGCCAAGCAGCATGCGCGCGAAGCGGAAATCATTGCGCAAGCCGGTCGTCCGAAAGCGATCACGATTGCAACCAATATGGCAGGTCGGGGTACCGATATCGTGTTGGGCGGCAACGTCGCCAAGCAGGTGCAGATCATTGAAGCCAATGATGCTTTGAGCGAAGCCGAAAAAACCGCGCAGGCGCAAAAACTGGGCGATGAATGGCAATCGCTGCACGATCAGGTGGTTGCTGCCGGCGGCCTGCACATCATCGGCACCGAACGCCACGAATCGCGTCGCGTCGATAACCAGTTGCGCGGTCGCGCCGGCCGTCAGGGCGATCCGGGTTCTTCGCGTTTCTATCTGTCGCTGGACGACGCCTTGCTGCGCATTTTTGCCGGCGACCGCGTGCGCGCCATCATGGACCGCTTGAAAATGCCGGAAGGCGAACCGATTGAAGCCGGCATCGTGTCGCGTTCAATCGAATCGGCGCAACGCAAGGTGGAAGCACGCAACTTCGATATCCGCAAGCAATTGCTCGAATACGATGACGTTGCCAACGATCAGCGCAAAGTGATTTATCAGCAGCGTAATGAGTTGCTGGAGACACAGGATGTATCCGAGCTGATTACTTCATTGCGCCAGGGCGTCTTTGCCGATCTGTTCCGCACTTATGTGCCTGAACAGTCGATGGAAGAACAGTGGGATTTGAAGGCGCTGGATGAGATTCTCCGCAACGAATGGCAAATTGATTTTTCGCTGGCTGCCGTACTGGAAGCCGAGCCGAACATCACCGACGAAGAAATGCTCGAACGGTTGCTGCAGGTAACCGATGCTGCATATGAAGCAAAAGTCGCCATCGTCGGCAGGGAATCGTTTGCCGGTTTCGAGCGCGGTGTGATGTTGCAGTCGGTCGATTCAAACTGGCGCGAACATCTGGCCGCACTGGACCATTTGCGGCAGGGTATCCATTTGCGCGGCTACGCGCAAAAGAACCCGAAGCAGGAATACAAGCGCGAAGCGTTCGAGCTGTTTGGCCAGATGTTGAATCTGATCAAGGATGCGGTGGTCAAGACGGTGATGACGGTACGGATACAATCGCGCGAAGAAATCGATGCGGCAGAGGAGCAGCTGGCGCAGGCGCACGTGGAAAACGTGCATTACCAGCATGCGGATTTTGATCCGGATGCTGCGCCCGAAGAATTGCTGGCGCCGACTGCGCAGGCACACGAAGCCGCTTCGCAACCACAGGTGAATACCATGCCCAAGGTGGGACGTAACGATCCATGTCCTTGCGGCAGCGGTAAAAAATACAAGCAGTGTCACGGCCGTCTGGCCTGA
- a CDS encoding Putative peptidase (Evidence 3 : Function proposed based on presence of conserved amino acid motif, structural feature or limited homology; Product type pe : putative enzyme), protein MQIILLHPRFTHAKSVTLTHRHLMLGVAGLVAAMLLMTSLLFYLVSSNAAHMPSPLREMFAAGAQGDEAQKEKFLKENLALMARRVGEMQAQLMRLDALGERVQGLAGVKPSEFNFREMPGRGGMEPMDSTSSRDLTVSEFKALLDAMAHDVERRADYMNVVESTLMTDKIKSKLLPTSQPVNVSYNASTFGRRLDPFSGRSAMHEGIDFAAPIGTPIRAAAGGVVTVAEFHPQYGNMMEIDHGNDMITRYAHTSRLLMQVGDIVRRGQHIADIGTTGRSTGPHLHFEVRIKGVAQDPHKFLLAGANQARLAAK, encoded by the coding sequence ATGCAGATTATTTTGTTGCACCCACGTTTTACCCATGCCAAATCCGTCACTCTGACGCATCGGCATCTGATGCTGGGCGTTGCCGGCCTTGTGGCGGCGATGCTGCTGATGACGTCTTTGCTGTTCTATCTGGTATCCAGCAATGCCGCGCATATGCCGTCGCCATTGCGTGAAATGTTCGCTGCCGGCGCGCAAGGCGATGAAGCACAAAAAGAAAAATTCCTCAAAGAAAATCTGGCCTTGATGGCACGCCGTGTCGGCGAGATGCAGGCGCAGTTGATGCGTCTGGATGCACTCGGGGAGCGCGTGCAGGGTCTGGCCGGCGTCAAGCCGAGCGAGTTCAATTTTCGTGAAATGCCGGGACGCGGCGGCATGGAGCCTATGGACAGTACAAGCAGTCGTGATCTGACCGTATCCGAATTCAAGGCGTTGCTTGATGCGATGGCGCATGATGTCGAGCGACGTGCCGATTACATGAATGTCGTTGAATCAACACTGATGACCGACAAGATCAAATCCAAGCTGCTGCCGACCAGCCAGCCGGTCAACGTCAGCTATAACGCCTCGACTTTCGGCCGGCGCCTCGATCCCTTTTCCGGCCGCAGCGCCATGCATGAAGGCATCGACTTTGCCGCACCTATCGGAACGCCGATTCGGGCTGCCGCAGGCGGTGTCGTGACCGTGGCTGAATTTCATCCGCAATACGGCAACATGATGGAAATCGATCACGGCAACGACATGATCACCCGTTATGCGCATACTTCGCGACTGTTGATGCAGGTCGGTGACATCGTGCGGCGCGGCCAGCATATTGCCGATATCGGCACCACCGGGCGCTCGACCGGGCCGCATCTGCACTTCGAGGTGCGCATCAAGGGCGTGGCGCAGGATCCGCACAAGTTTCTGCTGGCAGGTGCCAATCAGGCCAGACTTGCGGCCAAGTGA
- a CDS encoding Conserved hypothetical protein (Evidence 4 : Homologs of previously reported genes of unknown function): protein MTMRAPSFTPFKQNTPSQKNAKGAAEFLRSHDKMAALMPSITRMAALQKDCAAALPAMFIHCAVLQFEADQLVLSVPNAALAARLKQQCPKLQDELLQRGWQINSIRLKVQVSKILVKSTASAPLVLPTQAISAFSELNAALEDSPRNQALKNALASMMQHHRRAK, encoded by the coding sequence ATGACGATGCGCGCACCCTCATTTACCCCTTTCAAGCAAAACACACCTTCACAAAAAAATGCGAAGGGTGCTGCGGAATTCTTACGCTCCCACGACAAGATGGCGGCGCTCATGCCGTCCATCACGCGGATGGCCGCACTGCAAAAAGATTGTGCAGCAGCATTGCCGGCCATGTTTATTCATTGCGCCGTATTGCAATTCGAGGCAGACCAGCTGGTTCTATCCGTACCGAATGCGGCACTGGCTGCGAGACTGAAACAGCAATGTCCAAAACTGCAAGACGAATTGCTGCAGCGGGGTTGGCAGATTAATTCAATCCGTCTTAAAGTGCAAGTAAGCAAAATACTTGTGAAATCAACAGCTTCCGCTCCTTTGGTGCTGCCGACACAAGCCATTTCGGCATTTTCCGAACTCAATGCAGCCCTGGAAGATTCACCGCGCAACCAGGCATTGAAGAATGCGCTGGCATCGATGATGCAACATCATCGCCGCGCAAAATAA
- the lpxC gene encoding UDP-3-O-[3-hydroxymyristoyl] N-acetylglucosamine deacetylase (UDP-3-O-acyl-GlcNAc deacetylase) (Evidence 2a : Function of homologous gene experimentally demonstrated in an other organism; PubMedId : 9068651; Product type e : enzyme): MLKQRTIKQSVKSVGVGLHSGTKVELTLRPAPVDTGIVFYRIDLDPVVELPAQALLVGDTRMASTLQQGDAKVSTVEHLMSACAGLGIDNLYVDLTAEEVPIMDGSASSFVFLLQQAGLQEQEAAKKFIRIKKAVEVRHGSGEREIWARLEPYEGFKLKFFIEFNHPAVDATGQTAEIDFSFESYVKDVARARTFGFMQDMETLRGMGLIRGGSLENAIVMDEYRILNSDGLRYDNEFVRHKILDAIGDLYLVGHPLIASYNAHKSGHMLNNLLVRALLEQPDAYEIVTFDQIEAAPKDYARQAGQEWVLN, encoded by the coding sequence ATGTTAAAACAACGCACCATCAAACAATCAGTCAAGTCCGTCGGCGTCGGCCTGCATTCCGGCACCAAGGTGGAATTGACGCTGCGCCCAGCCCCTGTCGATACCGGCATCGTGTTCTACCGCATCGATCTAGACCCGGTGGTAGAGCTGCCCGCGCAGGCGCTACTGGTCGGCGATACCCGCATGGCTTCCACTTTGCAGCAGGGCGATGCCAAGGTGTCGACGGTCGAACACTTGATGTCGGCCTGTGCCGGCCTGGGTATCGATAATCTGTACGTCGATCTGACGGCGGAAGAGGTTCCCATCATGGACGGCTCGGCGTCGTCCTTTGTCTTCCTGTTGCAGCAAGCCGGCTTGCAGGAGCAGGAAGCCGCCAAAAAATTCATCCGCATCAAGAAAGCGGTGGAAGTACGCCACGGCAGCGGCGAGCGGGAAATCTGGGCGCGGCTGGAGCCGTATGAAGGTTTCAAGCTCAAGTTCTTCATCGAATTCAATCATCCTGCCGTCGATGCCACCGGCCAGACTGCGGAAATCGACTTCAGTTTTGAGTCATATGTAAAAGATGTGGCGCGTGCGCGCACCTTCGGTTTCATGCAGGATATGGAAACCCTGCGCGGCATGGGTCTGATCCGCGGTGGCTCGCTGGAAAACGCGATCGTGATGGATGAATACCGCATACTCAATAGCGACGGCCTGCGTTACGACAATGAGTTCGTACGGCACAAGATTCTGGATGCGATCGGTGATCTGTATCTGGTCGGCCATCCATTGATTGCCAGCTACAACGCGCACAAATCGGGCCACATGCTGAACAATCTGCTGGTGCGTGCCTTGCTGGAGCAGCCTGATGCCTATGAAATCGTCACCTTTGACCAGATCGAAGCGGCGCCCAAAGACTATGCGCGCCAGGCCGGGCAGGAGTGGGTGCTGAACTGA
- the prdX1 gene encoding Peroxiredoxin (Evidence 2a : Function of homologous gene experimentally demonstrated in an other organism; PubMedId : 10679306, 10514471, 10521424, 10751410, 10095767, 10931946, 15489334; Product type e : enzyme) produces the protein MTIKIGDQLPEARLAEYIDVASEACSVGPSKVMVHEATKGKKIAIFAVPGAFTPTCSETHAPGYIKAADQFKAKGVDEIWCISVNDPFVMGAWGRDQKAAGKVRFIADGSGTFTKALGMEFDLTKGGLGVRSQRYSMLVEDGVVKQLNVEDSGHLEVSTAEKLLEQI, from the coding sequence ATGACAATCAAAATTGGTGATCAGCTGCCAGAAGCGCGGCTCGCAGAGTACATCGACGTAGCAAGCGAAGCTTGTTCCGTTGGCCCAAGCAAAGTCATGGTGCATGAAGCAACCAAAGGCAAGAAAATCGCAATTTTCGCAGTTCCAGGCGCATTCACGCCAACCTGCTCCGAAACACACGCGCCTGGCTACATCAAGGCAGCGGATCAGTTCAAAGCCAAAGGCGTTGATGAAATCTGGTGCATTTCGGTTAACGATCCGTTCGTCATGGGTGCATGGGGCCGCGACCAAAAAGCAGCCGGTAAAGTACGTTTCATCGCTGACGGCAGCGGCACATTCACCAAGGCACTGGGTATGGAATTCGATCTGACCAAAGGCGGCCTGGGCGTACGTTCGCAACGTTACTCGATGCTGGTGGAAGATGGCGTCGTCAAGCAATTGAACGTGGAAGATAGCGGTCATCTGGAAGTATCGACAGCAGAAAAACTGCTGGAACAGATCTAA
- the ftsZ gene encoding Cell division protein FtsZ (Evidence 2a : Function of homologous gene experimentally demonstrated in an other organism; PubMedId : 9605973, 3000876, 8083192, 8016071, 8169229, 1528268, 1944597, 3000876; Product type cp : cell process) gives MEIDMLENVAQGTVIKVVGVGGAGGNAVQHMINRGVSGVEFIVANTDAQALQLSKAHNVIQIGETGLGAGMKPAVGRQLAEETRPRIEDALRGAHMVFIAAGMGGGTGTGAAPIIAQIAREQGALTVAVVSKPFSYEGQKCMDIADEGLEALSQHVDSLIIILNEKLEEIYEDDSMIEWLQHADDVLNNAVAGIAEIINVPGHINVDFNDVKTIMGEQGKAMMGTATAHGVDRARIAAEQAVASPLLDGIDLSGARGVLVNVTASRSLKGKEIKEVMATVRAFAAPDASIAQGIAYDDEMGDDIRVTVVATGLGRARKGVQLVQTPMLRTGTHNEPMMANTGMMQGSVQPAASFDGLKAPAVWRRESASDTVRALEKNGMETYDIPAFLRKQAD, from the coding sequence ATGGAAATCGATATGCTCGAAAATGTGGCACAAGGAACCGTGATCAAGGTGGTTGGCGTCGGCGGAGCGGGTGGCAACGCGGTGCAACACATGATCAATAGAGGCGTATCCGGCGTGGAATTCATCGTCGCCAATACTGATGCGCAAGCGCTGCAATTGTCGAAGGCGCATAACGTGATTCAAATCGGTGAAACCGGTTTGGGCGCCGGCATGAAGCCTGCCGTGGGCCGCCAGCTGGCGGAAGAAACGCGTCCGCGTATCGAAGATGCATTGCGCGGCGCGCACATGGTCTTCATCGCAGCCGGCATGGGCGGTGGCACCGGTACCGGCGCCGCACCTATCATTGCGCAAATCGCGCGTGAGCAGGGCGCGCTGACGGTGGCGGTAGTTTCCAAACCGTTTTCATACGAAGGCCAGAAGTGCATGGACATCGCCGACGAAGGTCTGGAAGCGCTGAGCCAGCACGTCGATTCGCTGATCATCATCCTGAATGAAAAGCTGGAAGAGATCTACGAAGACGACAGCATGATCGAATGGTTGCAACACGCCGATGACGTGCTGAACAACGCGGTGGCCGGTATTGCCGAGATCATCAATGTGCCTGGCCATATCAACGTCGATTTCAATGACGTCAAAACCATCATGGGCGAACAAGGCAAGGCAATGATGGGTACGGCAACGGCACATGGCGTCGATCGTGCGCGTATTGCAGCGGAGCAGGCAGTTGCCTCTCCATTGCTCGACGGTATCGATCTGTCCGGCGCGCGCGGCGTGTTGGTCAACGTGACTGCCAGCCGTAGCCTCAAAGGCAAGGAAATCAAGGAAGTCATGGCAACCGTGCGTGCTTTCGCCGCACCCGATGCATCGATTGCGCAAGGTATCGCGTACGACGATGAAATGGGCGACGATATTCGCGTGACAGTTGTTGCGACCGGTTTGGGGCGTGCGCGCAAAGGCGTGCAACTGGTGCAAACTCCGATGTTGCGTACCGGTACGCATAACGAACCGATGATGGCAAACACGGGCATGATGCAGGGCAGTGTCCAGCCTGCGGCTTCGTTTGACGGCTTGAAGGCGCCGGCAGTATGGCGTCGTGAATCGGCGTCGGACACCGTGCGTGCACTGGAAAAGAACGGCATGGAAACCTATGACATTCCAGCCTTCCTGCGCAAACAGGCTGACTAA
- the ftsA gene encoding Cell division protein FtsA (Evidence 2a : Function of homologous gene experimentally demonstrated in an other organism; PubMedId : 2995680, 6094474, 2228979, 2846985, 3139638, 1569582, 1624452, 9287029; Product type cp : cell process) → MTKDAKNLIVGLDIGTSKVVAVVAEVMPNGRHEVIGLGQHESRGLKKGVVVNIEATVESIQRALEEAELMADCKIRNVYTGIAGNHIRSFNSSGMVAIKDKEVTATDVARVIETAKAVNIPTDQQLLHTVPQEFIVDNQEDVREPIGMSGIRLEVKVHIVTGAVSAVQNIVKCIRRCGLEVSDLILQPMASAEAVLTPDEKELGVVLIDIGGGTTDVAIFTEGAIRHTAVIPIAGDQITNDIAMAVRTPTAEAEEIKLRYGMAKQVLADPGETLEVPGLGDRGTRALSRQALAAVIEPRIEELFSLVHQVVRESGYEEVLSSGIVLTGGTSMMPGMVELAEDIFLKPARLGTPEYNGQLADVVRSPRYATVLGLLLEAKKQYLRGHIVTRQDGSATAIFRRMKEWFLGNF, encoded by the coding sequence ATGACAAAAGACGCAAAAAACCTGATCGTTGGCCTCGATATCGGCACTTCAAAAGTAGTGGCCGTGGTGGCAGAGGTGATGCCGAATGGACGCCACGAGGTGATCGGTCTGGGCCAGCACGAATCACGCGGCTTGAAGAAAGGCGTGGTCGTCAATATCGAGGCGACAGTCGAATCGATACAGCGTGCGCTGGAAGAAGCCGAGCTGATGGCGGACTGCAAGATACGCAATGTGTATACCGGCATCGCCGGCAATCACATCCGCAGCTTCAATTCCAGCGGCATGGTGGCGATCAAGGACAAGGAAGTCACGGCAACCGATGTTGCACGCGTGATTGAAACGGCGAAGGCGGTTAACATCCCGACCGATCAGCAATTGCTGCACACGGTGCCGCAGGAATTCATAGTCGACAATCAGGAAGATGTACGTGAACCAATCGGCATGAGCGGCATTCGACTCGAGGTCAAGGTGCACATCGTTACCGGCGCGGTTTCTGCAGTGCAGAACATCGTCAAATGCATACGTCGTTGCGGACTGGAAGTATCCGATCTGATTCTGCAGCCGATGGCGTCGGCCGAAGCGGTGCTGACACCGGATGAAAAAGAATTGGGTGTGGTGCTGATCGACATCGGCGGCGGCACGACAGATGTTGCGATCTTCACCGAAGGTGCGATTCGTCATACGGCGGTGATTCCGATTGCCGGCGACCAGATCACCAACGACATCGCAATGGCAGTGCGTACGCCGACGGCGGAAGCGGAGGAAATCAAGCTGCGCTACGGCATGGCCAAGCAGGTGCTGGCCGATCCGGGCGAAACGCTGGAAGTGCCTGGCCTGGGTGATCGCGGCACGCGCGCCTTGTCGCGTCAGGCGCTGGCGGCCGTCATTGAACCGCGCATCGAAGAACTGTTTTCGCTGGTGCATCAGGTGGTACGCGAATCAGGTTACGAAGAAGTGCTGTCTTCCGGCATTGTGCTGACCGGCGGCACTTCGATGATGCCGGGCATGGTGGAGCTGGCAGAAGATATTTTCCTGAAACCTGCGCGTTTGGGTACGCCCGAATACAACGGTCAACTGGCAGATGTAGTACGTAGTCCGCGTTATGCAACGGTGTTGGGTTTGTTACTGGAAGCGAAGAAGCAGTATTTGCGCGGACATATTGTCACGCGTCAGGATGGATCGGCGACAGCTATTTTCCGTCGCATGAAGGAATGGTTCCTGGGTAATTTTTAA